In the Setaria italica strain Yugu1 chromosome VI, Setaria_italica_v2.0, whole genome shotgun sequence genome, one interval contains:
- the LOC101773413 gene encoding thionin — protein sequence MMKNMALAGNGMKKLILAVLLLCLVIGQIQVEAKSCCPSTTARNIYNTCRITGTSRPTCAKLSGCKIISGDKCKPPNDHLTLDPDTEEVNVLNFCKLGCASSVCNNINAALGNEEANDAVESCDQACSSFCNVHVGAATVVA from the exons ATGATGAAGAACATGGCACTAGCCGGCAATGGTATGAAGAAGTTAATCCTCGCTGTTCTCTTACTGTGTCTAGTTATAGGGCAGATACAAGTGGAAGCTAAGAGCTGCTGCCCATCCACCACTGCAAGAAATATCTACAATACCTGCCGTATCACGGGTACATCCCGTCCAACGTGTGCAAAACTGTCAGGCTGCAAAATTATCAGCGGGGACAAATGCAAGCCCCCTAACGACCACCTCACCCTTGACCCGGACACTG AGGAAGTTAATGTGCTTAACTTCTGCAAGTTGGGGTGTGCGTCGTCTGTGTGCAACAACATCAACGCTG CTCTGGGAAATGAAGAGGCGAACGATGCCGTTGAGAGTTGCGACCAAGCCTGCTCTAGCTTCTGCAACGTGCACGTTGGCGCTGCCACCGTGGTTGCTTAA